A region of the Saccharomyces cerevisiae S288C chromosome II, complete sequence genome:
TAGGCGGTCTTCCAATTGGCGGTTTCAGAAAGAATGTTTTGTTATTTACATAAGTGCTGCCACATCGGCCATTATGATATAAGTCGTCCATATCATTGTTCTTGAATCCCAAAAACTTTGAACGAGAAAGAGGGGAGGACATGTTGCTGGCGAGCATTTGATTGGGAGTGGCTTGTACATCCGTTTTCGGTGATGCGGTTCCTGAATACATTGCTGGCGACCTCTGGCAAGCGTCATTTGTGGCCTTCGGAATATTTAGCTTTAAATATGGCTTCCCTGAGAGCTTTCCTCTATTGCTGTTCAGTTGGTGCAGGTGATGGACCATCGCCTGCACTGGAGCTGGACCTTCCAAAGTATTTGATATAGCAACTGTCGGGTGTATCTTTTGCTTTGCTTCAAAGCTCTCGCTGTCACCCGTCCCATTAAATCCTTTTCCCATTGGGTTACTATTTGCCGGAATAACCTGTACAAATTGCGATTGAAAGGATGGAATATTGCCCACTAAACTTGCAGGCAATGAAGGCTTTGGCAAATTCTCGTAAGGCGACGGGTAAAAATTATGATAATTAGAGTGGTTAGATTCAGAAAGTAGTAAATGAGTATCCGGCCTAATCCTCTTGTTCATAAAATTCCTATGAATAGCCTCGTTTGCAACATGCTGTTGGTCTACGCTTTCTTTATAATCATTAGCATGAAAACTCCCACCAGAATTTAAACCGCCTTGCAACATTTGATAATCTGCACTATTTCTTGCACAGTCAGAATGATTGGATCCGCTACGTGATATTGCTCCGTGGCAATGCACCAATGGTGTACTTACACCAGCGTTCCCGGCGTCATTTGACGCCAACGGAGCGCTTAAATTCCCATTGTTTTGTACACTGGAGGAATCTTGACTCGAAACTGTACAACTCCCAGAATGGGAAGCTGGTTGCAACACGGTTGCTCTTCTTCGCCTGCGCTTCCTTTCATTCAGAACAACACGTGGTTTTTTCACATAGTCACCATAATCAGATGGTTCTATGATATTATGAGGAAGATCAGTGTTGTTTTGATGAACATTAAGCAGGTTACTCATATCAACAGAAGAGTATTCGTAGAATGTATTATTGGATCCTAAAATAATGACAGCAATGTCTACTTGGCAAAGTACTGACAATTCATGAGCCTTTTTAAATAGTCCTGCTTTTCGCTTTATGAAAGTAACTGTACGATTTCTATCATCTTTGATAggttcaatttcaatttttcttctaccCATTTAgcagaaatttttttgaaaataattgTGTTTGCTTATCTAGAGctttattaaatttttttctgatgAGATAGGCCTGCTCGAAAAAATAGTCTGTCTTTGAATTTGGCTCGTATATTTCTCCCTTCGAATGaatgataaagaaagaCTCAAAGGAATGATGTAGTGTTATATAGATTGGCTAAAATAATTTGGCAAAAGAAAGATGGATAAGGATAGTTCATGTTTTTGAGTCCTTCACGAACATAGGAAGCCGGGTATGCGTGGAGATTTAAGTTTTGCCAAGCCTCCAATTACTCGAGCGAGATTATTTTTGcagaagaaacaaagaCGCCGCTTGTtactaaaaaaagaaggcaACAATAATGCAAAAAGTTCGAACCAACTGTACCTCAAGCCGTTTTGTAAGCCACTATCATCGGGAACGGTACAGGTAGAATGATAGATGAAATTTACGTAAGCGTTAATGGAAAACAATAACGATGTGGTGTAAAAGCTAGTGCGTAGTGTGAGTGCCACTAGTTTTCTTTGACAGCTTAAGAGCAAGCTTTTGGAGCTCACAATCAAGTGAAACAAGAATTATGTTCATTTTCTCCTTCGGAACTGCagaataaaaattctttaTACTATAAACACCGccattatcaaaaaagtATTGCTGAATCATGGTATACAGCGTGAAAATCTTCATGGCATTTCTACAAATTCTTTTTAGTTAGTATCGCCAACCATTAACCTTTTTAGTAATGCTGACGTTAAACGAAggcgaaaaaaaatacttggCAACACCATcgtttatatttttttcaaatggaaGTGTCGGCCGACGTAGCATAGCAGGAAAGATTCAAAGGCAAGGGTTTCACATAACGTTACCCTTCTGACCACGCCC
Encoded here:
- a CDS encoding uncharacterized protein (hypothetical protein; identified by gene-trapping, microarray-based expression analysis, and genome-wide homology searching), producing MKIFTLYTMIQQYFFDNGGVYSIKNFYSAVPKEKMNIILVSLDCELQKLALKLSKKTSGTHTTH
- the SMP1 gene encoding Smp1p (MADS-box transcription factor involved in osmotic stress response; SMP1 has a paralog, RLM1, that arose from the whole genome duplication), whose amino-acid sequence is MGRRKIEIEPIKDDRNRTVTFIKRKAGLFKKAHELSVLCQVDIAVIILGSNNTFYEYSSVDMSNLLNVHQNNTDLPHNIIEPSDYGDYVKKPRVVLNERKRRRRRATVLQPASHSGSCTVSSQDSSSVQNNGNLSAPLASNDAGNAGVSTPLVHCHGAISRSGSNHSDCARNSADYQMLQGGLNSGGSFHANDYKESVDQQHVANEAIHRNFMNKRIRPDTHLLLSESNHSNYHNFYPSPYENLPKPSLPASLVGNIPSFQSQFVQVIPANSNPMGKGFNGTGDSESFEAKQKIHPTVAISNTLEGPAPVQAMVHHLHQLNSNRGKLSGKPYLKLNIPKATNDACQRSPAMYSGTASPKTDVQATPNQMLASNMSSPLSRSKFLGFKNNDMDDLYHNGRCGSTYVNNKTFFLKPPIGRPPKFPKSPSSSIVVFPSSVASSTLKSTSSTNSPD